The proteins below come from a single Thermodesulfovibrionales bacterium genomic window:
- a CDS encoding molybdopterin biosynthesis protein, which translates to MPDKIYRINLSFSEAKELWLRALRDKVLNHLCPLTEEKIETIHSKGRITSRPVRAKISSPFFHASAVDGYALRFTDTVTASERTPVYLQINKDCLRVDTGDPLQPDMNAVVMLEDVNTVKKDGAEFIELREALTPWQNVRIAGEDIVQGELIIPENERITAFYIGAMLASQNTEVWVRKKPVVSIIPTGSEIVEPGSEVKPGDIIEFNSRFLSALVEDTGSEYRRYAIVPDNKEILKRSILEALSESHVLLVIGGSSLGREDLLADAIREIGDIVVHGVNIKPGKPLMLSIVQNKPVIGIPGYPVSAYIAFELFVKPLLYMLQSLEEPEAREIEAILSRNIASTLGIEEFIRVKIGSVSGKYIATPLARGAGLMSSLVKADGILQIPSNIEGIEAGSKVKVKLLRDERELLNTIVFIGSHDNTIDLIHNFLKKHYPSLSLSSANVGSMGGLIALRRRECHITGIHLLDEATGEYNIPFVKRILQGESFVVVNLVYRQQGLIVKRGNPKAIKSFHDLIREDIFFVNRQRGSGTRLLLDKHLKELGIDPQRIKGYEIEDYTHMSVASKVLTGVADVALGIYSAAKALDLDFIPVAEERYDLVILEESLRLPMIEALLEIIKNDSEFKDAVHAMGGYDTRDTGKVIMQTLPLKGLSGSVAL; encoded by the coding sequence ATGCCAGATAAAATATACAGGATAAATCTTTCTTTTTCAGAAGCAAAGGAACTCTGGTTAAGAGCCCTCAGAGATAAAGTCCTAAATCACCTCTGTCCGCTTACAGAGGAAAAGATAGAAACTATCCATTCAAAAGGAAGGATCACCTCAAGACCTGTAAGGGCAAAAATAAGTTCTCCCTTTTTTCATGCATCTGCTGTTGATGGTTACGCCTTGAGGTTTACAGATACTGTTACAGCTTCTGAGAGAACTCCTGTTTATCTGCAGATTAATAAGGACTGCCTCAGGGTCGACACAGGTGATCCTCTGCAACCTGATATGAATGCGGTAGTTATGTTAGAGGATGTCAATACTGTTAAGAAAGATGGTGCGGAGTTTATAGAGTTAAGAGAGGCTTTAACACCCTGGCAGAATGTAAGGATTGCCGGTGAGGATATAGTCCAGGGAGAACTGATTATACCTGAAAATGAAAGGATAACAGCCTTTTATATTGGAGCAATGCTTGCATCACAGAATACAGAGGTGTGGGTCAGAAAAAAACCTGTTGTTTCTATAATTCCTACGGGTTCTGAGATAGTGGAACCAGGCTCCGAAGTTAAACCCGGCGATATCATTGAATTCAATTCAAGATTTCTTAGCGCGCTGGTAGAGGATACGGGTTCAGAGTACAGGCGTTATGCTATTGTGCCGGATAATAAAGAGATCCTCAAAAGGTCCATTCTCGAAGCCCTTTCTGAATCCCATGTGCTTCTCGTTATAGGTGGTTCATCTCTTGGAAGAGAGGATCTTTTAGCGGATGCAATCAGAGAAATTGGTGATATAGTGGTTCATGGTGTAAACATAAAACCCGGTAAACCTCTGATGTTGAGTATTGTTCAGAATAAACCTGTGATCGGAATTCCTGGATATCCTGTCTCTGCCTATATTGCCTTTGAGCTCTTTGTAAAGCCTTTACTTTATATGCTTCAGTCATTAGAAGAGCCTGAGGCACGGGAGATAGAGGCAATACTTTCAAGGAATATTGCATCCACTCTTGGAATTGAGGAGTTTATAAGGGTCAAGATAGGTTCTGTGTCAGGAAAGTACATAGCCACACCTCTTGCAAGGGGAGCTGGACTCATGAGCTCCCTTGTTAAGGCAGATGGAATACTTCAGATTCCTTCAAACATTGAAGGGATTGAGGCAGGGTCAAAGGTAAAGGTGAAACTTCTCAGGGATGAGAGAGAATTATTAAATACAATTGTATTCATAGGTAGTCACGATAATACGATAGACCTTATTCATAATTTTCTTAAGAAACATTATCCATCCCTGAGTTTATCATCCGCTAATGTTGGATCGATGGGAGGGCTGATTGCCCTCAGAAGGAGGGAATGTCATATTACGGGCATCCATCTTCTTGATGAGGCAACTGGTGAATACAATATTCCTTTTGTAAAGAGAATTCTACAGGGTGAATCTTTTGTTGTGGTCAATCTTGTATACAGGCAGCAGGGTCTGATTGTTAAAAGGGGAAATCCAAAGGCTATAAAAAGCTTCCACGACCTTATAAGGGAGGATATCTTTTTTGTTAACAGGCAGAGAGGTTCAGGCACTAGACTTCTTCTTGACAAACACCTGAAAGAACTTGGCATTGATCCTCAAAGGATTAAAGGTTATGAAATTGAGGATTATACCCACATGTCTGTTGCATCAAAGGTCCTTACAGGTGTTGCTGATGTAGCTCTCGGAATCTATTCAGCAGCAAAGGCACTGGATCTGGATTTCATCCCTGTGGCTGAGGAGAGGTATGATCTTGTAATTCTAGAAGAGTCTTTGAGACTGCCAATGATAGAGGCCCTTCTTGAGATCATAAAAAATGATAGTGAATTTAAAGATGCTGTCCATGCCATGGGAGGATATGATACACGAGATACAGGCAAGGTAATCATGCAAACTCTTCCCTTGAAAGGTCTTTCAGGGTCGGTAGCTCTGTGA
- the purM gene encoding phosphoribosylformylglycinamidine cyclo-ligase, with translation MGLTYREAGVDIEEADRFVSLITPLVRATFRPEVISDIGSFNALFKLDLKKYREPVLVSGTDGVGTKLKIAFMLDRHDTVGIDLVAMCVNDILTAGAEPLFFLDYIATGKLSPEKSVEIVKGIAEGCRQAGCALIGGETAEMPGFYQPGEYDLCGFAVGVVEEKEIITGREIKEGDIIIGLYSRGLHSNGYSLAREIISRNKLDLSLYLQETGRSLGEELLEPTRIYVKAFMTLKGSGINVKGMAHITGGGVTGNLPRILPDNISAVIDKRSWNVPFIFQYLQKLGDVPEEEMFRTFNMGIGYIIVVPSGQGGKVINILKEAGYDASQIGFIEKGNKGVRYV, from the coding sequence ATGGGTTTAACATACAGAGAGGCAGGAGTTGACATAGAAGAGGCTGATAGATTTGTGAGCCTGATCACACCGCTTGTCAGAGCAACCTTCAGACCCGAGGTTATCTCAGATATCGGTTCATTCAATGCACTTTTTAAACTTGATCTAAAGAAATACAGAGAACCTGTTCTTGTTAGTGGTACGGATGGAGTTGGTACAAAATTAAAGATCGCCTTCATGCTCGACAGGCATGACACAGTCGGGATTGATCTTGTAGCCATGTGTGTTAATGATATACTTACTGCAGGAGCAGAACCACTTTTTTTCCTTGATTATATAGCCACAGGAAAGCTTTCTCCTGAAAAATCGGTTGAGATAGTGAAGGGTATTGCAGAGGGTTGCAGACAGGCAGGTTGTGCACTCATAGGTGGTGAGACCGCTGAGATGCCTGGGTTCTATCAACCTGGAGAGTACGATCTATGTGGTTTTGCTGTCGGAGTTGTTGAAGAAAAAGAGATCATAACGGGAAGGGAAATAAAAGAAGGAGATATTATTATAGGTCTTTATTCAAGGGGATTGCACAGTAATGGTTATTCCCTGGCAAGAGAGATTATTTCAAGAAATAAACTTGATCTCTCTCTTTATCTGCAGGAAACTGGAAGAAGCCTAGGTGAAGAATTACTTGAACCAACGAGGATCTATGTAAAGGCATTCATGACATTGAAAGGGAGCGGTATAAATGTAAAGGGTATGGCACATATAACAGGCGGAGGTGTCACAGGAAATCTACCCAGAATATTGCCTGACAATATCTCTGCTGTTATTGATAAAAGATCATGGAATGTACCATTTATTTTCCAGTATCTTCAGAAACTCGGTGATGTGCCTGAAGAGGAGATGTTCAGGACTTTTAATATGGGAATAGGTTATATTATAGTTGTACCTTCAGGGCAGGGGGGTAAGGTAATAAATATTCTTAAAGAGGCAGGTTATGATGCCTCTCAGATAGGCTTTATTGAAAAAGGTAACAAGGGGGTAAGGTATGTATAA
- the scpB gene encoding SMC-Scp complex subunit ScpB encodes MDRKEKKDIIELLLFTSGEPLTISSIKEITGLPEEEIKTHLDELIMEYDAKNGGIIIKEIANGYQMITNPAYSEWVKRIKRNVSQTKLSMAALETLAIIAYKQPIIKAEIEQIRGVNSDGAIKTLLERRLIKIVGKKEAPGRPFLYGTTKEFLEYFGLRDLTELPTLKDLSREEFA; translated from the coding sequence ATGGATAGGAAAGAGAAAAAAGATATAATTGAATTATTGCTCTTTACTTCCGGAGAACCTCTCACTATCTCTTCCATAAAGGAGATAACAGGACTTCCTGAGGAAGAGATAAAAACACATCTTGATGAACTGATAATGGAATATGATGCAAAAAATGGTGGCATAATAATAAAGGAGATTGCAAACGGCTATCAGATGATTACAAATCCAGCCTATTCTGAATGGGTAAAGAGGATAAAAAGGAATGTTTCTCAGACAAAGCTCTCCATGGCTGCCCTTGAAACCCTTGCGATAATTGCCTATAAACAGCCCATTATAAAGGCAGAAATAGAACAGATAAGAGGAGTAAATTCTGATGGAGCTATAAAGACCCTTCTTGAAAGAAGACTCATAAAGATAGTGGGTAAAAAGGAAGCCCCGGGAAGGCCCTTCCTCTACGGAACCACAAAAGAGTTTCTTGAATACTTCGGTCTGAGGGACCTCACAGAGCTACCGACCCTGAAAGACCTTTCAAGGGAAGAGTTTGCATGA
- a CDS encoding PilZ domain-containing protein, which translates to MFIWTTHELKDILVEGDFRLRIEHSSNVKEAMLREGGMSDCALIPLDEGYKDFLAKLRARGVTGPVIFIAEDSRRPPDEFIYPLNALCFSLLDDDIIKAGVFINFIFRLAQLRAIPDIKLTHHLSFNKSISDSPVDEPERIRDVISYVIERELPVIISFEIDEYGRPVTVRGVCRVRLRQNNFILYQFKPNFLINGIRDSGDMKIVLSYKDMNYESVIKIIRKAEHEVEVTIPDKLFIERRRYVRIVPSLKKPVRLFMLMPCESTLSLEVYDISQRGIGFYSSRDLKIGDIYVFGIQLPEQTKIIISYGIIRFKKEKSSGIRYGAELYLHPQDEELILQYIRKRELEIIEILR; encoded by the coding sequence ATGTTTATATGGACAACCCATGAGCTGAAGGATATACTTGTAGAAGGAGATTTTCGATTAAGGATTGAACATTCCTCTAATGTAAAAGAGGCAATGCTCAGAGAAGGTGGTATGAGTGATTGTGCTCTTATACCACTCGATGAAGGATATAAAGATTTTCTCGCAAAGTTAAGAGCAAGGGGTGTGACGGGACCCGTTATATTTATAGCCGAAGATAGCCGGAGGCCTCCTGATGAATTTATTTATCCACTCAATGCCCTCTGCTTCAGCCTTCTGGATGATGACATTATTAAGGCTGGTGTATTTATAAACTTTATCTTCAGGCTTGCTCAGCTAAGGGCAATACCTGACATAAAACTCACTCATCATCTATCCTTTAATAAAAGTATCAGCGACAGTCCAGTCGATGAGCCTGAGAGGATAAGGGATGTGATTTCTTATGTTATAGAGAGGGAATTGCCTGTAATTATCTCCTTTGAGATTGATGAATATGGAAGACCTGTAACAGTCAGAGGTGTATGCAGGGTAAGGTTAAGGCAGAATAACTTTATACTCTACCAATTTAAACCTAATTTCCTCATAAATGGAATTAGAGATAGCGGGGATATGAAGATTGTTCTTTCCTATAAAGATATGAATTATGAAAGTGTTATAAAGATTATAAGGAAAGCTGAACATGAGGTTGAGGTAACCATTCCTGATAAACTCTTTATAGAGAGAAGGAGATATGTAAGAATAGTTCCTTCCTTAAAAAAACCTGTGAGACTTTTTATGCTCATGCCCTGTGAATCTACCCTTAGCCTTGAGGTTTATGATATAAGCCAGAGGGGCATAGGATTTTACTCTTCAAGGGATCTCAAGATTGGAGATATCTATGTATTCGGTATCCAGCTTCCTGAACAGACAAAGATAATAATAAGTTATGGAATAATAAGATTTAAAAAGGAGAAGTCTTCGGGTATAAGATATGGTGCTGAGCTCTATCTCCATCCACAGGATGAAGAACTTATCCTCCAGTATATAAGAAAGAGGGAATTAGAGATCATAGAGATATTAAGATAG
- a CDS encoding polymer-forming cytoskeletal protein, with protein MFTKKQQGVETIIGPDTTFKGELNSKSTVRIDGNFEGIVNADWIIIGEAGRVKGEINCRGIVIGGRAEGNIKSTETIEIKHKAQVFGEICTQKLSISEGAIFDGRSCMQERKPDVKGHKSENK; from the coding sequence ATGTTTACAAAGAAACAGCAAGGAGTAGAGACAATTATAGGACCGGACACCACATTTAAAGGTGAACTTAACTCAAAAAGTACAGTACGGATTGATGGTAATTTTGAAGGGATCGTCAATGCCGACTGGATCATTATAGGTGAGGCTGGAAGGGTTAAGGGCGAGATTAATTGTCGGGGCATAGTGATCGGAGGAAGAGCTGAAGGAAATATTAAATCAACTGAGACTATAGAAATCAAGCACAAGGCACAGGTCTTCGGAGAAATCTGTACCCAGAAGCTCTCCATATCAGAGGGAGCTATATTTGATGGTCGTTCCTGTATGCAAGAGCGGAAACCAGACGTGAAAGGTCATAAATCAGAGAATAAATAG
- a CDS encoding AAA family ATPase: MDYIKYYGLKEHPFSNVVEPKFYYKSIQHTEAIIKLKHAIDGKKGLSVVIGDIGTGKTTLARRLLEELDESRYEAALLVVIHSSVSSDWLLKKFALQLGVQDVKDDRIEILGQIYKRLLEINEQGKIAVVLIDEVQMLKTRELMEEFRGLLNMELPDGKMVNFIFFGLPELDQILSLDEPLKQRVSTRITLRPFSEEDTREYIMHRLNVAGCQRMIFSPDAITMIYKYSRGVPRLINTICDNALLEGFLRKRQEIDSSIIKTVAVDLGLNSE; encoded by the coding sequence ATGGACTATATAAAATATTATGGCCTTAAGGAGCATCCTTTTTCCAATGTAGTAGAACCAAAATTCTATTATAAAAGCATCCAGCATACCGAGGCAATAATAAAATTAAAACACGCAATTGATGGAAAAAAGGGTCTTTCTGTTGTAATAGGTGATATAGGCACAGGGAAAACAACACTTGCAAGGCGCTTGCTCGAGGAGCTTGATGAATCAAGATACGAGGCAGCACTCCTTGTGGTGATCCATTCCTCTGTAAGTTCTGACTGGCTTCTAAAGAAGTTTGCCCTTCAGCTCGGTGTACAGGATGTTAAGGATGACAGAATAGAGATACTCGGACAGATATACAAGAGACTCCTTGAGATTAATGAACAGGGTAAGATTGCTGTTGTCCTTATAGATGAGGTTCAGATGTTAAAGACAAGGGAGCTCATGGAGGAGTTCAGAGGACTTCTCAATATGGAGCTTCCTGATGGAAAGATGGTAAATTTTATTTTTTTTGGCCTTCCGGAACTCGATCAGATACTCAGTCTTGACGAGCCACTCAAACAGCGTGTGAGCACAAGGATTACACTTAGACCATTCAGTGAAGAGGACACCAGAGAATATATTATGCACAGGCTTAATGTTGCTGGCTGCCAGAGAATGATCTTTAGCCCTGATGCAATAACCATGATTTATAAATACTCTAGGGGTGTCCCAAGACTAATAAATACTATATGTGATAATGCACTTCTTGAGGGTTTTCTGAGAAAAAGGCAGGAAATAGATAGCTCTATTATCAAGACAGTTGCTGTCGATCTGGGACTTAATTCAGAATAG
- a CDS encoding peptidoglycan DD-metalloendopeptidase family protein, protein MYKLKIFLKKVFTPVTVMLVPHSRTKPVAIKVPFSVIAIAVFLWCAGTIYVISIAVKTYEYYNMKNRLTYFMNQFIELKSTISSLQKAEAEFRKLFSLKSKKDVLEAVEVTDTGSIDMEALKKQIEETVETVTEIKKYLSEQRDIYRSTPIGWPVRGVITSGYGERTHPKYGEIAFHSGIDISVPVGTEIRATADGVVVFSGWTAGSGYTVIIEHGHGFTTAYAHNKENLVKVGQRVKRGDVVALSGNTGVTTGPHVHYEVWKNGTHVNPLTYIKENY, encoded by the coding sequence ATGTATAAATTAAAGATCTTTCTTAAGAAGGTCTTTACTCCTGTTACTGTGATGCTTGTTCCTCACTCAAGAACTAAACCTGTTGCAATAAAAGTTCCTTTTTCTGTTATAGCCATTGCAGTATTCCTCTGGTGTGCAGGAACAATCTATGTTATATCCATAGCAGTAAAGACCTATGAATATTATAATATGAAAAACAGACTTACCTATTTCATGAATCAATTTATTGAGCTTAAGTCCACGATATCATCACTTCAGAAGGCAGAGGCTGAATTCAGGAAGCTCTTCTCTCTGAAATCAAAAAAGGATGTCCTTGAGGCTGTTGAGGTGACTGATACAGGTTCTATTGATATGGAAGCATTAAAGAAACAGATTGAGGAGACAGTTGAGACAGTAACCGAGATAAAAAAATATCTTTCAGAGCAGAGGGATATTTATCGCTCAACACCCATTGGCTGGCCGGTTAGAGGCGTGATTACCTCAGGTTACGGTGAGAGAACACATCCGAAATACGGAGAGATAGCCTTTCATTCAGGAATAGATATCTCTGTACCGGTAGGCACAGAGATTCGTGCAACGGCAGATGGAGTGGTTGTATTTTCAGGCTGGACGGCAGGAAGTGGTTATACAGTTATAATAGAGCACGGTCATGGTTTTACAACTGCCTATGCCCATAACAAGGAAAATCTCGTGAAGGTCGGTCAGAGGGTAAAGAGAGGAGATGTTGTAGCCCTTTCAGGAAACACCGGCGTTACAACAGGTCCTCATGTTCACTATGAGGTCTGGAAAAACGGGACTCATGTAAATCCACTCACTTATATAAAGGAGAACTACTGA
- the thiD gene encoding bifunctional hydroxymethylpyrimidine kinase/phosphomethylpyrimidine kinase, with product MPVSLTIAGYDPTGGAGLQADLRVFWYFGVYGLSAVTSITCQNTTGVEAIYPVSADELEKQLTVLLDDIKPQSLKTGMIYSRENVEVIERCIRKYGLKNLVIDPVTVSSTGVSLLEDRTLDLLKEKLIPHSRVVTPNIYEASVLTGLSIESLEDMKRAAEKIKNMGAEAVVVTGGHLEGNLTVDVFFNGEFIFLESERIPGEFHGTGCIFSAAITAALALGVSSSQAVQRAKEFIKNALRTVIHPGKGMGILSLEGSSCEV from the coding sequence ATGCCAGTAAGCCTTACCATAGCAGGCTATGACCCAACAGGTGGTGCAGGTCTTCAAGCAGACCTGAGGGTCTTCTGGTATTTCGGAGTTTATGGACTGTCGGCTGTAACCTCTATTACCTGCCAGAATACCACCGGTGTAGAAGCCATCTACCCTGTAAGTGCAGATGAACTGGAAAAACAGCTGACAGTACTTCTAGATGATATAAAACCCCAAAGTCTCAAAACAGGCATGATTTACAGCAGGGAAAATGTAGAGGTAATTGAAAGGTGCATAAGGAAGTATGGATTAAAAAATCTTGTAATTGATCCTGTAACAGTATCATCTACTGGTGTCAGCCTTCTTGAGGATAGAACCCTGGATCTTCTGAAAGAAAAGCTCATACCCCATTCAAGGGTCGTAACACCCAATATCTATGAAGCCTCTGTGCTTACTGGATTAAGTATTGAAAGCCTTGAAGACATGAAAAGGGCTGCAGAAAAAATTAAGAACATGGGGGCAGAGGCAGTGGTAGTAACGGGTGGACACCTTGAGGGGAATCTAACTGTAGATGTCTTTTTTAATGGAGAATTTATTTTCCTTGAATCGGAGAGAATACCTGGTGAGTTCCATGGAACAGGTTGCATCTTCTCAGCAGCAATAACAGCAGCCCTTGCTCTGGGCGTTTCAAGTTCTCAGGCTGTTCAGAGGGCAAAGGAATTCATAAAGAATGCCTTAAGAACGGTAATTCATCCCGGGAAGGGAATGGGAATTTTAAGTCTGGAAGGAAGTTCCTGCGAGGTATAA
- the radA gene encoding DNA repair protein RadA — protein sequence MKKNTVIYQCQACGFVSPKWLGRCPDCGQWNTLVEERDMRNTQRMSVHKGWGTEISQPRTLREISCIKEKRIATGINELDRVLGGGIVPGSLILIGGDPGIGKSTLLLQAMNGIASSGKVLYISGEESLEQVKMRAERLNINSENILLQSETNLENILSSARKLSPLVMVVDSIQTMYSEELPSAPGSVGQVRECAQKLMFFSKSSGTSIFIIGHVTKEGSIAGPRVLEHIVDTVIYFEGEKGHSYRILRAVKNRFGSSNEIGVFEMSDDGLREIENPSELFLSERPEGATGTVVTASMEGTRPILLEFQALVSPATFGVPRRTSIGVDPNRVSLLIAVLEKKAGIHLIGMDVFVNVVGGLKVVEPAADLAIIASLSSSVKDKPIDPHTIIFGEVGLSGEIRAVSHADLRLREAQKIAFKKAIIPKVNAERLKANISMDIRGVKEINEAMEYLFR from the coding sequence ATGAAAAAAAATACAGTAATCTATCAATGCCAGGCCTGTGGTTTTGTTTCGCCAAAATGGCTTGGAAGATGTCCTGATTGCGGTCAGTGGAATACACTCGTTGAAGAAAGAGATATGAGAAATACCCAAAGGATGAGCGTCCATAAGGGATGGGGCACTGAAATCTCTCAACCGAGAACACTGAGAGAGATTTCCTGTATAAAAGAAAAAAGGATAGCCACTGGCATCAATGAGCTTGACAGGGTACTGGGAGGTGGCATTGTACCCGGTTCTTTAATTCTCATAGGTGGTGACCCCGGGATAGGAAAATCCACACTCCTCCTTCAGGCAATGAACGGCATAGCCTCTTCTGGAAAGGTTCTCTATATCTCCGGAGAGGAATCCCTTGAGCAGGTTAAGATGCGGGCTGAAAGATTAAACATTAACTCAGAAAATATACTCCTTCAGTCAGAGACCAATCTCGAGAATATCCTCAGTTCAGCAAGGAAGCTTTCTCCCCTTGTCATGGTTGTTGATTCAATCCAGACCATGTATTCAGAGGAACTGCCCTCTGCACCTGGATCAGTTGGGCAGGTAAGGGAATGTGCCCAGAAGCTCATGTTTTTTTCAAAGAGCTCAGGCACATCTATATTTATAATCGGTCATGTTACAAAAGAAGGTTCAATAGCAGGACCGAGGGTCCTTGAGCATATTGTTGATACAGTAATCTATTTTGAGGGTGAAAAGGGGCATTCTTACAGGATACTGAGGGCAGTAAAAAACAGGTTTGGCTCCTCTAACGAGATAGGTGTTTTTGAAATGAGTGATGATGGCCTCAGAGAGATCGAGAATCCCTCTGAACTCTTTCTCTCAGAAAGACCTGAGGGTGCAACAGGTACAGTTGTTACTGCAAGCATGGAAGGAACTAGACCAATACTCCTTGAATTTCAGGCACTCGTTTCACCTGCCACCTTCGGTGTTCCAAGAAGGACATCCATAGGAGTAGACCCGAACAGGGTTAGTCTTCTTATAGCAGTTCTTGAGAAAAAGGCGGGTATCCACCTTATAGGCATGGATGTATTTGTGAATGTTGTTGGTGGTCTGAAGGTAGTAGAGCCGGCAGCTGATCTTGCAATCATTGCATCACTCAGTTCTTCAGTAAAGGATAAACCCATAGATCCCCACACAATTATATTCGGCGAGGTTGGTCTTTCAGGCGAGATAAGGGCTGTAAGTCACGCAGACCTGAGACTAAGAGAAGCCCAGAAAATAGCTTTTAAAAAAGCAATCATTCCAAAGGTAAATGCAGAGAGATTAAAGGCAAACATCTCAATGGATATCAGGGGAGTAAAAGAAATCAATGAGGCGATGGAATATCTTTTCAGATAG